From Micromonospora echinospora, one genomic window encodes:
- a CDS encoding ArnT family glycosyltransferase, which produces MARGVRRWVPALDRPALVALLLGAAGVVYRLVLILHTVPAGNSDEATFGLVALHVAQGRAHPVFLYGQRYMGVLESYLAAPLVAVAGPSWTALRLPLLALYALFVWLMYRLTRRVFSPWFAVLVVGLLALGTERVVRDQMTAVGGRPEVKVAVAAMLLLVVGLAERTVRHRRLAVGLFGLLAGVATWSDWLIVPYLAVAGLALVYALRRELFGWAAVLLAAGFAVGVFPMLWDNLTAPPGQDSLSVFRQVDATGGPPGPLVGRVVGGFTEGVPLASGLCPAGGCARWQEWFGLLYPVLLALAAGLALAALRRRATHPVRPVVRLALVAGAALTLVGYVRSPLAAADPLASARYLSVLQLSLPAVLWPLWVAAVGCWRGTTGAVGRLAGATATAVLAALAATALVATGLFAVGTADIRAEERQARRIAEVLRGSGPHHVYGDYWTCHRLTFTTAEEVLCGVLDDRLHPGQNRYPAYWRAVARAERPGYVLRAGSAAERRLTELLAADGIPATVTEVGDYRVYHPATAVRPWR; this is translated from the coding sequence ATGGCGCGAGGCGTACGACGGTGGGTTCCGGCGCTGGACCGGCCGGCGCTGGTCGCCCTGCTGCTCGGCGCCGCCGGGGTGGTCTACCGACTGGTGCTGATTCTGCACACCGTCCCCGCCGGCAACAGCGACGAGGCGACCTTCGGTCTGGTCGCGTTGCACGTCGCACAGGGCCGCGCGCACCCGGTCTTCCTCTACGGGCAGCGGTACATGGGGGTGCTGGAGTCGTACCTGGCCGCGCCGCTGGTCGCCGTGGCCGGGCCGTCCTGGACGGCGCTGCGGCTGCCCCTGCTGGCGCTCTACGCCCTGTTCGTCTGGCTGATGTACCGGTTGACCCGGCGGGTCTTCTCGCCCTGGTTCGCGGTGCTGGTGGTCGGTCTGCTGGCGCTCGGCACGGAACGGGTGGTCCGGGACCAGATGACCGCGGTGGGTGGGCGGCCCGAGGTGAAGGTGGCGGTGGCGGCCATGCTGCTGCTCGTGGTCGGGCTCGCCGAGCGCACGGTCCGGCACCGCCGGCTCGCCGTGGGCCTGTTCGGGCTGCTGGCCGGGGTGGCCACCTGGTCGGACTGGCTGATCGTGCCGTACCTGGCGGTGGCCGGCCTGGCCCTGGTGTACGCGCTGCGCCGGGAGCTGTTCGGGTGGGCGGCGGTGCTGCTGGCGGCCGGTTTCGCCGTCGGGGTGTTCCCGATGCTCTGGGACAACCTCACCGCCCCGCCGGGGCAGGACTCGCTCTCGGTGTTCCGCCAGGTCGACGCGACCGGCGGTCCCCCCGGCCCGCTGGTCGGCCGGGTCGTCGGCGGGTTCACCGAGGGGGTGCCGCTGGCCAGCGGGCTCTGCCCGGCCGGGGGCTGCGCCCGCTGGCAGGAGTGGTTCGGCCTGCTCTACCCGGTGCTGCTCGCGCTCGCCGCCGGGCTCGCGCTGGCCGCGCTGCGCCGCCGGGCCACCCATCCGGTCCGGCCGGTCGTGCGGCTCGCCCTGGTCGCCGGGGCGGCGTTGACCCTCGTCGGGTACGTGCGCAGCCCGCTGGCCGCCGCCGACCCACTGGCCAGCGCCCGGTACCTGTCGGTGCTCCAACTGTCGCTGCCGGCGGTGCTCTGGCCGCTGTGGGTGGCGGCGGTGGGCTGCTGGCGGGGCACCACGGGGGCGGTCGGACGGCTCGCCGGGGCCACCGCCACCGCCGTACTGGCCGCGCTGGCCGCCACCGCACTGGTGGCGACCGGCCTGTTCGCGGTCGGCACCGCCGACATCCGCGCCGAGGAACGGCAGGCCCGCCGGATCGCCGAGGTGCTGCGCGGCAGCGGTCCCCACCACGTGTACGGCGACTACTGGACCTGCCACCGGCTGACCTTCACCACCGCCGAGGAGGTGCTCTGCGGGGTGCTCGACGACCGGCTGCACCCGGGGCAGAACCGCTATCCGGCGTACTGGCGGGCGGTGGCGCGCGCCGAGCGGCCCGGGTACGTGCTGCGGGCCGGCTCGGCGGCCGAGCGGCGGCTGACCGAACTGCTCGCCGCAGACGGCATCCCGGCCACGGTCACCGAGGTCGGCGACTACCGGGTGTACCACCCGGCCACCGCGGTGCGTCCCTGGCGGTGA
- the yaaA gene encoding peroxide stress protein YaaA has product MLILLPPSERKADVRAGRRLDLTRLSLPELNPARERVLDALVAVATTPDTDVAREVVLTSAQREDIARNARLRRAATAPAAALYTGVLYEALDLATLPAPALRAARRQVLVASGLWGAVRLTDRIPPYRCPMPLTLPGPGALGAYWKRALAPVMESTAADGPILDLRSAAYAATWTPRGDLARRTVTVRVLHEREVDGVVTRSVVSHFNKATKGRLVRDLLTAGIRPRDTDELLTALRDLKYTVLEEEPDAPGRTRRVDVVVTRL; this is encoded by the coding sequence ATGCTCATCCTGTTGCCGCCCTCCGAGCGCAAGGCCGACGTCCGCGCCGGGCGGCGGCTCGACCTGACCCGCCTCAGCCTGCCCGAGCTGAACCCGGCCCGGGAACGGGTGCTGGACGCGCTGGTCGCCGTCGCCACCACGCCGGACACCGACGTCGCGCGGGAGGTGGTGCTCACCAGCGCCCAGCGGGAGGACATCGCCCGGAACGCGCGGCTGCGCCGGGCCGCCACCGCCCCGGCGGCGGCGCTCTACACCGGGGTGCTCTACGAGGCGCTGGACCTGGCCACGCTCCCCGCGCCGGCCCTGCGGGCGGCCCGCCGGCAGGTGCTGGTCGCCTCCGGGCTCTGGGGCGCGGTACGCCTCACCGACCGCATCCCGCCGTACCGGTGCCCGATGCCGCTGACCCTGCCCGGCCCGGGGGCGCTGGGCGCGTACTGGAAGCGGGCGCTGGCACCGGTGATGGAGTCGACGGCGGCCGACGGCCCGATCCTCGACCTGCGCTCCGCCGCGTACGCCGCGACCTGGACGCCCCGGGGCGACCTGGCCCGACGGACGGTGACCGTGCGGGTGCTGCACGAGCGGGAGGTCGACGGGGTGGTGACCCGTTCCGTGGTGAGCCACTTCAACAAGGCGACCAAGGGCCGGCTGGTCCGTGACCTGCTCACCGCCGGGATCCGCCCGCGCGACACGGACGAGTTGCTGACCGCGCTGCGCGACCTGAAGTACACGGTGCTGGAGGAGGAGCCGGACGCGCCTGGCCGGACGCGCCGCGTCGACGTGGTGGTCACCCGGCTCTGA
- a CDS encoding TAXI family TRAP transporter solute-binding subunit yields MPSTSGRRPAVALALLAVLVGAAMPALAACRDETVEPIRIRIATGSPTAVYHAFGESLATILNRELPGVQASVVVTAASAENVHLVATGSAELGFTQADVLSGAPNAHPGVVAVARVYDDLLHLVTTAGSPVRTLADLRGRRVSVGAPGSGTGITAGRLLDVAGLDGGVVRRERLGLDDSVSALREGRLDAFFFSGGLPVRAIEQLAGATGIRLVDLGEWTEPLRRSHREVYVSRDIPSSAYGADPVTTVANPNYLVVGADVPEALVREVTRLLMERREELAAAHPAAGRMSARSAIATVPLPLHPGAAAWYRENKP; encoded by the coding sequence GTGCCCTCCACCTCCGGTCGGCGGCCGGCCGTCGCCCTCGCGCTACTGGCCGTGCTGGTCGGTGCGGCCATGCCGGCGTTGGCCGCCTGCCGCGACGAGACCGTCGAGCCGATCCGCATCCGGATCGCCACCGGCAGCCCCACCGCCGTCTACCACGCCTTCGGCGAGTCGCTGGCGACAATCCTGAACCGGGAACTGCCCGGGGTGCAGGCCAGCGTGGTGGTGACCGCCGCGTCGGCGGAGAACGTCCACCTGGTCGCGACCGGCTCGGCGGAGCTCGGTTTCACCCAGGCCGACGTCCTCTCCGGGGCCCCGAACGCCCACCCCGGCGTGGTGGCGGTGGCCCGGGTCTACGACGACCTGCTGCACCTGGTCACCACCGCCGGGTCGCCGGTCCGGACCCTGGCGGACCTGCGCGGCCGGCGGGTGTCGGTGGGTGCCCCCGGCTCCGGCACCGGGATCACCGCCGGCCGGCTGCTCGACGTGGCGGGGCTGGACGGCGGCGTGGTGCGGCGGGAACGGCTCGGCCTGGACGACTCGGTGTCCGCCCTGCGGGAGGGACGGCTCGACGCGTTCTTCTTCTCCGGCGGCCTGCCGGTACGGGCGATCGAGCAGCTCGCCGGCGCCACCGGCATCCGTCTGGTCGACCTGGGCGAGTGGACCGAGCCGCTGCGCCGCAGCCACCGGGAGGTCTACGTCTCCCGGGACATCCCCAGCTCGGCGTACGGCGCGGACCCGGTGACCACGGTGGCGAACCCGAACTACCTGGTGGTCGGGGCGGACGTGCCGGAGGCGCTGGTACGGGAGGTGACCCGGCTGCTGATGGAACGCCGGGAGGAACTGGCCGCCGCGCATCCGGCCGCCGGCCGGATGAGTGCCCGTTCGGCCATCGCCACCGTCCCGTTGCCCCTGCATCCGGGCGCCGCCGCCTGGTACCGCGAGAACAAGCCCTGA
- a CDS encoding sensor histidine kinase, protein MRRRLVISYLLLMALVLVALETPLAVTLANRETDRVRADRLADATRFASLAGPALRGGGTGQLDGELASYEKLYGISAAVVDREQRTVAVSAGYRSSPDTELALRVALSGQQFTGTESVWPWVDGPIVVAVPINDGGEVLGSVVTTSPVDAVRRAVTTWWLALAVIGLLAVLACVLTAFGLAGWVLRPVIELDAVTHEIAEGDRTARVQHRLGPPELRRLAAGFNHMADVVSDVMDRQRAFVAHASHQLRNPLTALRLRVEELGPSLTDAEGRAEHRLALEETDRLAQVLDALLTLARAEREENRLVTVDAVAVAASRVTAWEPLARRRAVTLRLTAASAPRYALTVPTAIDQALDALIDNAVKFSGPGGAVTVDVEPDGDGVTVVVRDTGPGMTDSQLEQATERFWRAPDAQNVEGAGLGLTIVAVLVDASGGHLTMRRGEPRGLVAELWFPAAPTGDGHPTGDGHPTGDGQPAGEGAPTGDGLPDVEGRPGPRKPAAT, encoded by the coding sequence GTGCGCCGTCGGCTGGTCATCAGTTACCTGCTGCTGATGGCGTTGGTGCTGGTGGCGCTGGAGACCCCGCTGGCGGTGACCCTGGCCAACCGGGAGACCGACCGGGTCCGCGCGGACCGGCTCGCCGACGCCACCCGGTTCGCCTCGCTCGCCGGCCCGGCCCTGCGGGGCGGCGGCACCGGGCAGCTCGACGGCGAACTCGCCAGCTACGAGAAGCTGTACGGCATCAGCGCGGCCGTGGTCGACCGGGAACAGCGGACGGTGGCGGTCTCCGCCGGCTACCGGTCGTCGCCGGACACCGAGCTGGCGTTGCGGGTCGCGCTCTCCGGTCAGCAGTTCACCGGCACCGAGTCGGTCTGGCCCTGGGTGGACGGGCCGATCGTGGTGGCGGTGCCGATCAACGACGGCGGCGAGGTGCTGGGTTCGGTGGTCACCACCAGCCCGGTCGACGCGGTCCGCCGCGCGGTCACCACCTGGTGGCTCGCGCTCGCGGTGATCGGGCTGCTCGCCGTGCTGGCCTGCGTGCTGACCGCGTTCGGGCTGGCCGGTTGGGTGCTGCGCCCGGTGATCGAGTTGGATGCGGTGACCCACGAGATCGCCGAGGGGGACCGCACCGCCCGGGTGCAGCACCGGCTCGGCCCGCCGGAGCTGCGTCGTCTCGCCGCCGGCTTCAACCACATGGCCGACGTGGTCTCCGACGTGATGGACCGCCAGCGGGCCTTCGTCGCGCACGCCAGTCACCAGCTCCGCAACCCGCTCACCGCGCTGCGGCTGCGGGTGGAGGAGCTGGGGCCGAGCCTGACCGACGCGGAGGGGCGGGCCGAGCACCGGCTCGCCCTGGAGGAGACCGACCGGCTGGCCCAGGTGCTCGACGCGTTGCTCACCCTGGCCCGCGCGGAGCGGGAGGAGAACCGGCTGGTCACCGTCGACGCGGTGGCGGTGGCCGCCTCCCGGGTGACCGCGTGGGAGCCGCTGGCCCGCCGCCGGGCGGTCACGCTGCGTCTGACCGCCGCCTCCGCCCCCCGGTACGCCCTCACCGTGCCGACCGCCATCGACCAGGCCCTGGACGCGTTGATCGACAACGCGGTGAAGTTCAGCGGTCCCGGCGGCGCGGTGACGGTGGACGTCGAGCCGGACGGGGACGGGGTGACCGTGGTGGTCCGCGACACCGGTCCGGGCATGACCGACAGCCAGCTCGAACAGGCGACCGAACGGTTCTGGCGGGCCCCGGACGCCCAGAACGTCGAGGGGGCCGGGCTCGGACTGACCATCGTGGCCGTGCTGGTGGACGCCTCCGGTGGGCATCTCACCATGCGCCGGGGCGAGCCCCGGGGCCTGGTCGCGGAACTGTGGTTCCCGGCCGCGCCGACCGGCGACGGCCACCCGACCGGCGACGGCCACCCGACGGGCGACGGCCAGCCGGCGGGGGAGGGGGCGCCGACCGGGGACGGCCTGCCGGACGTCGAGGGCCGACCGGGCCCCCGGAAACCTGCGGCTACCTGA
- a CDS encoding response regulator transcription factor — translation MRVLLVEDDRRVAAALSSALGRRGYQVEHAATVAAALAAAPCDLVLLDLTLPDGDGTELCRELRRRSAQIGIIAVTARGEERDRVLGLRLGADDYVVKPFSMVELQARIEAVLRRAARAAPEPDRITAGGLRIDVAARTVTVDDRPVTLTRKEFDILVSLARQPGTVVPRERILLDVWGTTWADRHTVEVHVGSLRSKLGDSRLVETVRGVGYRLRGE, via the coding sequence GTGCGGGTCCTGCTGGTGGAGGACGACCGCCGGGTGGCGGCGGCCCTGTCGTCGGCGTTGGGCCGGCGGGGCTACCAGGTCGAGCACGCCGCGACCGTGGCGGCGGCCCTGGCCGCCGCGCCGTGCGACCTGGTGCTGCTCGACCTGACCCTGCCGGACGGGGACGGCACCGAACTGTGCCGGGAACTGCGGCGGCGCAGCGCGCAGATCGGCATCATCGCGGTCACCGCCCGGGGCGAGGAGCGGGACCGGGTGCTCGGGCTCCGCCTCGGCGCGGACGACTACGTGGTGAAGCCCTTCTCCATGGTCGAGTTGCAGGCGCGCATCGAGGCGGTGCTGCGCCGGGCCGCCCGGGCCGCCCCGGAACCGGACCGGATCACCGCCGGTGGGCTCCGGATCGACGTGGCCGCCCGTACGGTCACCGTCGACGACCGGCCGGTCACCCTGACCCGCAAGGAGTTCGACATCCTCGTCTCGCTGGCCCGCCAGCCCGGCACGGTGGTGCCACGCGAGCGGATCCTGCTCGACGTCTGGGGCACCACCTGGGCCGACCGGCACACCGTCGAGGTGCACGTCGGGTCGTTGCGGAGCAAGTTGGGCGACTCGCGCCTGGTGGAGACCGTGCGCGGGGTCGGCTACCGGCTCCGGGGCGAGTGA
- a CDS encoding acyltransferase gives MSQGTDQVFVHPSADVEEGARIGDGTKVWHLAHVRSTARIGGGCVIGRNVYVDSNVVIGDLCKVQNNVSVYQGVTLEDEVFVGPCAVFTNDFRPRAQNPDWQITPTVVRRGASIGANATLICGIEVGEYAMIAAGSVVTRDVAPYQLVAGNPARPKGWVNEKGEVVSRDPATPPARG, from the coding sequence ATGAGCCAAGGAACCGACCAGGTCTTCGTGCACCCGTCCGCCGACGTCGAGGAGGGCGCCCGGATCGGGGACGGCACGAAGGTCTGGCACCTGGCCCACGTCCGGTCCACCGCCCGGATCGGCGGCGGCTGCGTGATCGGCCGCAACGTCTACGTCGACAGCAACGTGGTGATCGGGGACCTCTGTAAGGTCCAGAACAACGTCTCGGTGTACCAGGGGGTGACCCTGGAGGACGAGGTCTTCGTCGGCCCGTGCGCCGTGTTCACCAACGACTTCCGGCCCCGGGCGCAGAACCCGGACTGGCAGATCACCCCGACCGTGGTGCGCCGGGGCGCCTCCATCGGCGCGAACGCCACCCTGATCTGCGGGATCGAGGTCGGCGAGTACGCGATGATCGCCGCCGGCTCGGTGGTGACCCGGGACGTCGCCCCGTACCAGCTCGTCGCCGGCAACCCGGCCCGGCCGAAGGGCTGGGTGAACGAGAAGGGCGAGGTCGTCTCCCGCGACCCGGCCACCCCGCCCGCCCGCGGCTGA
- a CDS encoding nucleotide sugar dehydrogenase: MNICVVALGKIGLPLAVQFATKGHRVLGADVSERVVSLVNDGAVPFPGETDLDVKLKEVVSAGLLSATTDTAAAVADSEAVVVVVPLFVDAEGVPDFGWMDDATRAIAAGLKPGTLVSYETTLPVGTTRNRWAPMLEQGSGLTAGKDFHLVFSPERVLTGRVFADLRRYPKLVGGIDEASAAHGVRFYESVLDFDERPDLGKPNGVWDLGSAEASELAKLAETTYRDVNIGLANQFARFADTVGVDVTKVIEACNTQPYSHIHSPGIAVGGHCIPIYPRMYLWNDPAATVVRSAREANAAMPDYAVDLLAAAYGDLTGAEVLVLGAAYRGGVKETAFSGVFPTVEALRARGARPYVSDPMYTAEELTAHGLPPYSGERVTAAVVQADHAEYRSLAASDLPDVRVLVDGRRVTDPARWADVRRVVIGG; the protein is encoded by the coding sequence ATGAACATCTGCGTCGTCGCCCTCGGGAAGATCGGACTGCCGCTGGCCGTGCAGTTCGCGACGAAGGGGCACCGGGTCCTCGGTGCCGACGTCTCCGAGCGGGTGGTCAGCCTGGTCAACGACGGTGCGGTGCCGTTCCCCGGGGAAACCGATCTGGACGTCAAGCTCAAGGAGGTGGTCTCGGCCGGTCTCCTCTCGGCCACCACCGACACCGCCGCCGCGGTGGCCGACAGCGAGGCCGTCGTGGTGGTCGTACCGCTGTTCGTCGACGCCGAGGGCGTGCCGGACTTCGGCTGGATGGACGACGCGACCCGGGCCATCGCCGCCGGACTGAAGCCGGGCACCCTGGTCAGCTACGAGACCACCCTGCCGGTCGGCACCACCCGCAACCGTTGGGCGCCCATGCTGGAGCAGGGCTCCGGGCTCACCGCCGGCAAGGACTTCCACCTGGTGTTCAGCCCCGAGCGGGTGCTCACCGGCCGGGTCTTCGCCGACCTGCGCCGCTACCCGAAGCTGGTCGGTGGCATCGACGAGGCGTCCGCCGCGCACGGCGTGCGCTTCTACGAGTCGGTGCTCGACTTCGACGAGCGCCCCGACCTGGGCAAGCCGAACGGCGTGTGGGACCTCGGCTCGGCTGAGGCGTCCGAGCTGGCCAAGCTCGCCGAGACCACCTACCGGGACGTCAACATCGGCCTGGCGAACCAGTTCGCCCGGTTCGCCGACACCGTCGGCGTGGACGTCACCAAGGTCATCGAGGCCTGCAACACCCAGCCGTACAGCCACATCCACTCCCCGGGCATCGCGGTCGGCGGGCACTGCATCCCGATCTACCCGCGGATGTACCTGTGGAACGACCCGGCCGCCACCGTGGTCCGGTCCGCCCGTGAGGCGAACGCGGCGATGCCGGACTACGCCGTCGACCTGCTCGCCGCCGCGTACGGCGACCTCACCGGCGCAGAGGTGCTGGTGCTCGGCGCCGCCTACCGGGGCGGGGTCAAGGAGACCGCCTTCTCCGGGGTCTTCCCGACGGTGGAGGCGCTGCGCGCCCGGGGCGCCCGGCCGTACGTCTCGGACCCGATGTACACCGCTGAGGAGCTGACCGCGCACGGCCTGCCCCCGTACTCCGGGGAGCGGGTCACCGCCGCCGTCGTGCAGGCCGACCACGCCGAGTACCGTTCGCTGGCCGCCAGTGACCTGCCCGACGTACGGGTGCTGGTCGACGGCCGGCGGGTGACCGACCCGGCCCGCTGGGCCGACGTCCGGCGCGTCGTCATCGGCGGCTGA
- a CDS encoding glycosyltransferase family 2 protein translates to MTVPDVTVITAVYNTMPYLTRCLTSVLEQTIGLDRLEVVAVDDGSTDGSGRELDRFAKAYPGTVKVIHQPNSGGPANPSNRALEIATGRYVFFIGSDDYLGPEALERLVAAADRQDADVVLGRMVGVNSRYIHQAIFESSQSDVDLFTSPLPFSLSNTKLFRRELIERHKLRYPEDMPVGSDQPFTIEACYRARRISVLADYDYYFAVRRFNARNITYKSRHLERLHCAESIMNFVGGLIEAGPRRDAVLLRHFAWEVARLLENDFLGLDRPTQASVHAGVRSLAERYLTDTIRDQLGIEPRVRLALARHGELDDLLAVIRQDADHGNPPTVVEDDRWYAEYPGFRDPRLGIPDHWFEITGSAAEWIARLDTVQVTFEGSRTLVVTARSPRPDLPHLASALRVMAGDDVPAETTELVPDITGTTIRARILLPALLTDLAPGGKLRLIQARIDAFGTTGTAPLRGPRRAVPQRVVVRRGARLHVLTATVNHKGQLIVAVAPVTPRRVMARLRRRLPLGGK, encoded by the coding sequence GTGACCGTCCCCGACGTGACCGTCATCACCGCCGTCTACAACACCATGCCGTACCTGACCCGGTGCCTGACGTCGGTGCTCGAACAGACGATCGGGCTCGACCGGCTGGAGGTCGTCGCGGTGGACGACGGGTCCACCGACGGCAGCGGCCGGGAGCTGGACCGGTTCGCCAAGGCGTACCCGGGCACGGTGAAGGTGATCCACCAACCGAACTCCGGTGGCCCGGCGAACCCGAGCAACCGCGCGCTGGAGATCGCCACCGGTCGGTACGTCTTCTTCATCGGGTCGGACGACTACCTCGGCCCGGAGGCGCTGGAACGGCTCGTCGCCGCCGCCGACCGGCAGGACGCCGACGTGGTGCTCGGGCGGATGGTCGGGGTGAACAGCCGGTACATCCACCAGGCGATCTTCGAGTCGAGCCAGTCGGACGTCGACCTGTTCACCTCGCCGCTGCCCTTCTCGCTGTCGAACACCAAGCTGTTCCGGCGTGAGCTGATCGAGCGGCACAAGTTGCGCTACCCGGAGGACATGCCGGTCGGCAGCGACCAGCCGTTCACCATCGAGGCCTGCTACCGGGCCCGGCGGATCTCCGTGCTCGCCGACTACGACTACTACTTCGCGGTGCGGCGGTTCAACGCGCGCAACATCACCTACAAGAGCCGACACCTGGAACGGCTGCACTGCGCCGAGTCGATCATGAACTTCGTGGGCGGGCTGATCGAGGCCGGTCCCCGCCGGGACGCGGTGCTGCTGCGCCACTTCGCCTGGGAGGTCGCCCGGCTGCTGGAGAACGACTTCCTGGGGTTGGACCGGCCCACCCAGGCCAGCGTCCACGCCGGGGTGCGGTCGTTGGCCGAGCGGTATCTCACCGACACCATCCGCGACCAGCTCGGCATCGAGCCCCGGGTCCGGCTCGCCCTGGCCCGGCACGGCGAGCTGGACGACCTGCTCGCGGTGATCCGACAGGACGCCGACCACGGCAACCCGCCCACGGTGGTGGAGGACGACCGGTGGTACGCCGAGTACCCCGGCTTCCGTGACCCCCGCCTCGGCATCCCGGACCACTGGTTCGAGATCACCGGCAGCGCCGCGGAGTGGATCGCCCGCCTCGACACCGTCCAGGTGACCTTCGAAGGCTCCCGCACCCTCGTGGTGACCGCCCGCAGTCCCCGTCCCGACCTGCCGCACCTCGCCTCCGCGTTGCGGGTCATGGCGGGCGACGACGTGCCGGCGGAGACCACCGAACTGGTCCCGGACATCACCGGCACCACCATCCGGGCCCGCATCCTGTTGCCCGCTCTCCTCACCGACCTGGCCCCCGGCGGTAAGCTTCGACTCATCCAGGCGCGGATCGACGCGTTCGGTACGACCGGGACGGCCCCCCTGCGCGGTCCCCGTCGGGCGGTGCCCCAGCGTGTGGTGGTCCGCCGCGGCGCGCGTCTGCACGTCCTCACCGCCACCGTCAACCACAAGGGTCAACTGATCGTCGCCGTAGCACCTGTGACGCCACGCCGGGTGATGGCCCGCCTGCGGCGCAGGCTCCCACTAGGAGGAAAGTAG
- a CDS encoding glycosyltransferase family 4 protein, which yields MLVDNGVNGDSRVQKTARSAADAGWDVVLLGRSPGGVAQSWRLGEAEVRLLAMPAPLARRRHEFRRAWLRWPLAYPPSGIAAHRQQAVRAWQADLAVRAAKLAVADPSTPRLGLSRRVLQAEQVAAKVTRTWVSGRYWMLTRARTRRRFRNPWDRAYTKFWQTVKGDGAWRRLEPGLWDYELAYGPVVDELRPDLIHANDFRMLGVAARAKIRAAAQGREIKVVWDAHEFLPGLKPWQDNARWLPAHRAHEREYAPYADAVMTVSDGLAELLRREHGLTSMPDVVLNAPAADHGELVPDAPAPDLRALCGVGPDVPLLVYSGAAAKQRGLDIMVDALPQLPGVHVALVVNKPAGPYVTGVLARAARLGVADRVHALPYVAHWQVVPFLSGADAGAIPIHHWPNHEIALITKFFEYSHARLPMVVSDVKTMAGTVRSTGQGEVFRAEDVTDYVRAVKAVLADPARYRAAYDRPGLLESWTWEAQAEVLDAVYRRLLPGRPGPTPPGTHPAPAVDPAADWPAVGAGT from the coding sequence ATGCTGGTCGACAACGGTGTGAACGGCGACTCCCGGGTGCAGAAGACAGCCCGCTCGGCCGCTGACGCCGGCTGGGACGTCGTCCTGCTGGGCCGGTCTCCGGGCGGAGTGGCGCAGTCATGGCGGCTCGGCGAGGCCGAGGTGCGGCTGTTGGCCATGCCCGCCCCACTGGCCCGTCGGCGGCACGAGTTCCGCCGGGCCTGGCTGCGCTGGCCGCTGGCGTACCCGCCGAGCGGGATCGCCGCCCATCGTCAGCAGGCGGTCCGGGCCTGGCAGGCCGACCTCGCCGTCCGGGCCGCGAAGTTGGCCGTCGCCGACCCTTCCACCCCGCGACTGGGACTGAGCCGGCGGGTGCTCCAGGCCGAGCAGGTCGCGGCGAAGGTGACCCGTACCTGGGTCTCGGGGCGGTACTGGATGCTCACCCGGGCCCGCACCCGTCGTCGCTTCCGTAACCCCTGGGACCGCGCGTACACCAAGTTCTGGCAGACGGTGAAGGGCGACGGCGCGTGGCGGCGCCTGGAGCCGGGCCTGTGGGACTACGAGCTGGCCTACGGGCCGGTGGTCGACGAACTGCGACCTGACCTGATCCACGCCAACGACTTCCGGATGCTCGGGGTCGCCGCCCGTGCCAAGATCCGTGCCGCCGCGCAGGGACGTGAGATCAAGGTGGTCTGGGACGCGCACGAGTTCCTGCCCGGTCTGAAGCCGTGGCAGGACAACGCCCGTTGGCTGCCCGCGCACCGGGCCCACGAGCGGGAGTACGCCCCATACGCCGACGCGGTGATGACCGTCTCCGACGGCCTGGCCGAGCTGCTGCGCCGCGAACACGGGCTGACGTCCATGCCGGACGTGGTGCTCAACGCCCCGGCGGCCGACCACGGTGAGCTGGTTCCGGACGCGCCCGCGCCCGACCTGCGCGCCCTCTGTGGAGTCGGCCCGGACGTGCCGTTGCTGGTGTACAGCGGGGCGGCGGCGAAACAGCGCGGTCTGGACATCATGGTCGACGCGCTGCCGCAACTGCCCGGTGTGCACGTCGCGCTGGTGGTCAACAAGCCCGCCGGCCCGTACGTGACCGGGGTGCTCGCCCGCGCGGCTCGGCTCGGCGTCGCCGACCGGGTGCACGCCCTGCCGTACGTGGCGCACTGGCAGGTGGTGCCCTTCCTCTCCGGGGCGGACGCCGGGGCGATCCCGATCCACCACTGGCCCAACCACGAGATCGCGCTGATCACGAAGTTCTTCGAGTACTCGCACGCCCGGTTGCCGATGGTGGTCAGTGACGTGAAGACGATGGCCGGTACGGTGCGCTCCACCGGCCAGGGCGAGGTGTTCCGCGCCGAGGACGTGACCGACTACGTCCGGGCCGTCAAGGCGGTGCTCGCCGACCCGGCGCGCTACCGGGCCGCCTACGACCGCCCCGGCCTGCTGGAGAGCTGGACCTGGGAGGCGCAGGCCGAGGTGCTGGACGCCGTCTACCGCCGGCTCCTGCCGGGCCGGCCCGGCCCGACACCACCCGGCACGCACCCGGCCCCGGCCGTGGACCCGGCGGCCGACTGGCCGGCGGTGGGGGCCGGCACGTGA